A genomic window from Silene latifolia isolate original U9 population chromosome Y, ASM4854445v1, whole genome shotgun sequence includes:
- the LOC141628555 gene encoding uncharacterized protein LOC141628555 yields MTGVYVKVRVVRKWKKEDFRKAFVGEDFSLELILVDEEGHVIQATVGKALIQSFEDKIIEGYTYKIDRFQTFQNRGYDIATAHKCRLRLDPQQQSKEFKHSYPKAYISEFVSIINQIVSSFFDVIAEVDAYDMLSNINNLERTYLVLEDLKNANRPPRTRGIVHVKTKDILARNLKTIDELKNIEKAGTYVIVAYITKIDDIFKWYYDGWKVCTYRLEKGLMDYGIAHKKNVFQAKFYIEDAHGGKAFIKIFDKLIKMKVNKSVMQCIDKLREVKNEHGIPTEIKEFQHKEYVFKVEVDNRFNLQLNSKCYNDIASITDMLAISAETTVENLTTAEGSTSSSETVPMKKKYADISVGEETTAANNAGSKESASKKMKSIKIEKE; encoded by the exons atgaCAGGAGTCTATGTGAAAGTTAGGGTAGTGCGAAAATGGAAAAAAGAAGACTTTAGGAAAGCCTTTGTAGGAGAAGATTTTTCATTAGAACTAATATTGGTGGATGAAGAG GGACATGTCATTCAAGCAACCGTAGGAAAAGCTCTTATACAAAGTTTCGAAGACAAAATAATTGAGGGTTACACTTACAAAATTGACAGATTTCAAACATTCCAAAACAGAGGCTACGATATTGCTACTGCCCATAAATGTCGGTTGAGGTTGGATCCACAACAACAATCGAAAGAATTCAAGCATTCATACCCAAAA GCATACATAAGTGAGTTTGTATCAATCATTAACCAAATTGTTTCATCTTTTTTCGATGTGATAGCTGAAGTGGATGCATATGACATGCTTTCAAACATCAACAACTTGGAGAGGACATATTTGGTGTTGGAAGATCTAAA AAATGCAAACAGGCCACCAAGGACAAGAGGCATAGTTCACGTCAAGACAAAGGACATACTTGCTCGAAACTTAAAGACTATTGATGAACTTAAGAATATTGAAAAG GCTGGAACTTATGTGATAGTGGCTTACATCACTAAAATTGATGATATATTCAAATGGTATTACGATGGATGGAAAGTATGCACATATAGGCTGGAAAAAGGGCTGATGGACTATGGTATTGCTCACAAGAAGAATGT ATTCCAAGCAAAATTCTACATTGAAGATGCACATGGAGGAAAAGCTTTCATAAAGATATTTGACaaattgatcaaaatgaaagttaACAAGAGTGTTATGCAATGCATTGATAAATTGAGGGAG GTTAAAAATGAGCATGGAATTCCAACAGAAATCAAAGAGTTTCAACATAAGGAATATGTCTTCAAGGTGGAAGTAGATAATAGATTCAACTTACAGTTAAATTCTAAGTGCTACAAT GATATAGCCTCCATTACCGATATGCTAGCAATTTCAGCAGAAACAACAGTG GAAAACTTAACTACTGCTGAAGGCAGCACATCAAGCAGCGAAACCGTTCCAATGAAGAAAAAGTATGCAGATATCAGCGTTGGAGAAGAAACAACAGCAGCGAACAATGCTGGAAGTAAGGAATCTGCATCAAAAAAGATGAAATCGATCAAAATAGAGAAAGAATGA
- the LOC141628557 gene encoding uncharacterized protein LOC141628557, with protein sequence MFMCAVARPKYGPNGEVLFDGKIGICPFIVEVPRKRNSRNRVAGTLETKCIESVNKQVIKDMIIRVVVPAIKAKWPENKSKYIIIQQDNARSHIKNSDPEFIAAANQDGWNIELSCQAPNSPDLNVLDLGFFRAIQSLQQRTNCYKLDKLVIEVNMAFANLEVIKIKLNYVFITLHACMLEVMKRKRGNDYPLPHMHKTKLAAACMLPQYLTADIHLVNKCITYMNNVGDTSTITALVDAVNAHVNSVVNAVINDINEPVGSITEPIGCSNEPTGAFFIDLTEQHVQ encoded by the coding sequence ATGTTTATGTGTGCTGTTGCTAGACCAAAGTATGGTCCAAATGGTGAAGTTCTTTTTGATGGTAAGATAGGCATATGTCCATTCATTGTTGAAGTACCAAGAAAAAGAAATTCAAGAAACAGAGTTGCAGGAACATTGGAAACTAAGTGCATAGAATCTGTTAACAAACAAGTAATTAAGGACATGATAATAAGAGTTGTTGTTCCAGCAATAAAGGCAAAATGGCCTGAAAATAAAAGCAAGTACATTATCATACAGCAAGATAATGCACGCTCACACATCAAGAACTCAGATCCAGAGTTCATTGCTGCAGCAAACCAGGATGGGTGGAATATTGAGTTAAGTTGTCAAGCACCAAATTCACCGGACTTGAATGTCTTGGATTTGGGGTTTTTCAGAGCAATTCAATCACTTCAGCAAAGAACAAATTGTTACAAGCTAGATAAACTTGTTATTGAAGTTAATATGGCATTTGCAAACCTAGAGGTTATTAAAATTAAACTTAACTATGTGTTCATAACACTACATGCATGTATGTTAGAGGTCAtgaaaagaaaaagaggaaaTGATTACCCATTGCCACACATGCACAAGACCAAACTAGCAGCTGCATGCATGCTGCCTCAGTATTTAACTGCTGACATTCATTTGGTAAATAAATGTATAACATACATGAACAATGTAGGAGACACTTCTACCATAACTGCTTTAGTTGATGCAGTGAATGCACATGTTAATTCTGTTGTGAATGCTGTTATTAATGATATAAATGAGCCTGTTGGCAGCATTACTGAACCAATTGGGTGCAGTAATGAACCAACAGGTGCATTCTTTATTGACCTCACAGAACAACATGTGCAGTAA